caacgatctccaacagataaatgtttattattcatgctagaattgtattaaccggaaacatgctacatgtgtgaatacatagacaaacagagtgtcactagtatgcctctacttgactagatcgttagtcaaagatggttatgtttcctagccatagacatgagttgtcatttggttaacgggatcacataattaggagaatgatgtgattgacttgacccattccgttagcttagcacttgatcgtttagtatgttgctattgctttcttcatgacttatacatgttcctatgactatgagattatgcaactcccgtttactggaggaacactttgtgtgctaccaaacgtcacaatgtaacagggtgattataaacgtgctctacaggtgtctccgaaggtacttgttgagttggcgtatttcgagattaggatttttcactctgattgtcggagaggtatctctggggccactcggtaatacacatcactataagccttgcaagcgttgtaactaatgagttagttgcgggatggtgtattacggaacgagtaaagagacttgctggtaacaagattgaactaggtattgatataccgacgatcgaacctcgggcaagtaacataccgatgacaaagggaacaacgtttgttgttatgcggtttgaccgataaagatcttcgtagaatatgtgggagccaatatgagcatccaggttctgctattggttattgaccggagacatgtctcggtcatgtctacatagttctcaaacccgtagggtccgcacgcttaaagttcggtgacgatcggtattatgagttttgtgttttgatgtaccgaaggtagttcggagtcccggatatgatcacggacatgacgaggtgtctcgaaatggtcgagacgtaaagatcgatatattggatgactaagttcggacaccggaaaggttccagaaggtttcagacatataccggagtaccggggggttaccggaaccccccggggagttaattaggcctcatgggccttagtgggagaagaggaggggcggccagggcagccgcgcaccccctccccctctagtccgaattggacaaggaggggggcggcgcccccctttttttccttctcctcctctctcccttccttcccttctcctactccaacaaggaaaaggaggagtcctactcccggtgggagtaggactccccccttggcgcgccctccttagccggccgcctctccccccttgctcctttatatacgggggcaggggcacctctagacacaacaattgatcattgatctcttagccgtgtgcggtgcccccctccaccataatccacctcggtcatatcgtagcggtgcttaggcgaagccctgcgtcggtagcaacatcatcaccgtcatcacgccatcgtgctaacggaactctcccgtgaagctctgctggatcggagttcgcgggacgtcatcgagctgaacgtgtgctgaactcggaggtgccgtacgttcggtacctggatcggtcggatcgtgaagacgtacgactacatcaaccgcgttgtgctaacgcttccgctttcggtctacgagggtacgtggacaacactctcccctctcgttgctatgcatcaccatgatcttgcgtgtgcgtaggaaattttttgaaattactacgttccccaacaatatgaTCTAGTATCACTAGAGATTTGCTAGCAGTAAACGCTCGCGCCCGGAAAAGTAGGATCTAGGCGATCAAGGAGGCGAAGAGGGATCCCTTGCGCGCCGCCGGTGACGCTGCCGGTTCCCTCTTGCTCCGTCGGCCGCTCCGGCGGCGGGAGGGAGGGGGAACTTCGGGTCTGTTTGCTAGGTGGGTGTGTGGTAGGGTTAGGGTTGAGGGAGACGCTGCCGAGGCCGTTGCGGAGGTGTCCCGTCAGAATAAGTTTCTTCGGGCTCCATTCGCGGTCAGGCGAGGCTTTTGCCTTCATCTAGGAGCCATCGGTGTTGGGGATCCCCAGATCTCGTCGAGGTCGCGGGCTATGGTGGTTGGAGGTCCATCGGCACTGGCTGTTTGGATCCTCAGATGGGCGATGGAGAGGCAGGGAGACGAAgacctttcttcttccttgttgGTATGATTTGCTGCTGATgttcttctccttcctctgcgCTGATGCTGGTGGGAGATCCTGCTTTGTCTGGGCGGATGGCCCGGCCGCGGTGCTGGACCGGTCGGATGACTCGAGTTCTCTTCCTTCCGGAAGGGACACTTTTGGCGGTACTCAAAGCCAAAGATGGCGACGGCTGTTGCAGGTGTGTTGGATTGATGTCCATGCCCTCTCAGCGCTGGTGTCAAGAAAGGAGGAAGCAGCGTGGCGGCAATTGTACCGTGGTCGAAGATGATGACCTGTTTGCAACTGGTTGCAGATCCTTCTGCTGCAGGGGTCTTCTCTCAAGATTCAGGGACGATGACACAGGGCTCTGGAGATCTTCGTGTGTTATGGTTGTCTTAGGGTACTCTAGGTGTTCATGGTCCTTTGTGTTTGCGTTTCAGTGTGCTTGTAGGGGTCAACTACTTTGTACTGATTCGTGATTTGAATGAAAAAAATTCTTAAAAAAAAGTATCACTAGAGATTTTTACCCCATACATTGATGCGGTATTATTTTTAATTATTTAAGTGGGATTTGCATGCATGAAACATTAGTATTTAGATTAGCAATATGGGAATAAAAATAGAtataaaataaattaataatatgAGAACAAAAATAAAAGACATAAGTTTTTCTTTGACTAATTTATAGTTGTAGAATATTTATCGAATATGGGTAGCATGCGTGGTGTGCCTTTTTATATGCATGGTGGTAATGAGTTGGCATTGGCATGGTGACAAGCATGATGAGTTGGCATGATTGCATGTTAAAAGAATTATAGTTAATGGGGATTAACTATTTAGGTATACTAGATGATATCATGCATGTTGTTGCGGGAACGTTTTGCAATATATTATAGTTTGATTACTTGAAATAATAATACTGATTATATAGGATTTATTGTGTTTGACTATTATATAGTTCTAAATTGTTTATTAAATGGAAATTCCCATGCATGTTGCATGTGAAGGTGGTTTTTTCTATGCATGTTTTTTTACCATGGAAAGTAGGGAAAGTCCCTACTGCATGTCATTTTCATTAATATAATCAGATAGTGTTGTTACAATGAGCAACAAAGAAGTTGCATGATGTTATTGAGGTTAGTGCTAAAAAGCAAAGACTACTTATACACTATCTATCCAGGATCTCATGCCATCCTTGATGCTAGGCTTGACCCTCATCAATGTGTTGTGGAAAGTGCTGATGAAATCATTCTTGCATTGGCTTATTGAGAACTGAATTCCTTCAAAAACTTTATCATTTCTTTGATTCCATATGCTCCAACACCCAATGATTATAATTTCCATGAGAAAATCCATGTTGTATCTCTGCTTGCCATCAAGTATCATCTTGTGAACGTTGACATCAGTGTTCCATTCCATGCCAATACTCCACCAGAAATCTTGACTGAAAGGGCAGTAAAAAAATAGATGCACTCTTGTATGATCTTCACATAGTGAGCATTTGTGTTGTCCAGATGAAATTGTTTACTGGTTAGCAGGGCACATGCATGAAGTCTGTCTTGTAACAGAAGCCAGAAGAAGAATTTGTGCCTTCGGATGCAAGAAGTTTTCCATATCCATGATAGGTGGGGAGGGGGTTCATTCGTTCCCATAAGAGCATTGTATATATTTTTAGTTTTATATGAAGAAGCCGTTTGAAATTCCATTGGTCTCTATCTTGATTTTTTTTAGATACTCGAAGGTGTTGCACATTTGTGTAAATTGATGGAATGCAATATTGGACAATGGTAGCTGAAACATGGAGTGATAGCTATCAGAGTGCTTGGCCTTATGAATGGTGATATTACCATCATTAGCAAATGAGTGTAGCTGGGGAAATTTATCCATAAGGGCTTGACAGCACCATTTATCTTTCCATAGCAAAATAGTGTCACCATTGTTGGTAGTGCATGAGGTTAAACAGTAATATAGATCATAGAGCTTCATGCCGCCTCTCCACCAGAAAGATCCTTTGTATGAGCATGCCTGAGGTGCAGTGTTATTGTGATTGTGAGCTTGCCATATAAGTTTGACCCAGGGGACATCAGCATGGGTAAAAAACTTGTGCAGATATTTCATTATGAGAGCAATGTTTTGGATCTTGAGATTAAGCACAAGTCCACCGAGTTCTTTTAGGTTTGCGTACCATCTGCCAGTTGGCAAGGCAATTACCTTTCTTGTTGATGTCCTTTCCATGCCAGAGAAAATTTCTTCCTGCTTTGTTTACATGTTCCAGTACAGTGACATGAATTCTGAAAGTGCACATTGCAAATATTGGCATGGATGCAACTACTGAGTTAACATACGTGAGTCTGTCAGCATAGTTCATGAAGTTTGCCACTCCAGATAATTTTCTGTTGATTCTTGAGATAATGGGCATTTAAATATGCATGTTGCATGTTGTGGCGAATCTTTTCCCACTGCATGCTGAAGTGGCATACTAGCATGTTGAGAGAAGAGGAAAAAAAGGTTTAGTGCAAGGAAAATTATCTGTTGGCACATTCGAGTTATATGAAGCTTTTACTTAATTGTACTTAAATATGGACTTTTTTTGGAAGGTCGAAGATATTTCATAGATTTTTTTTCCAGTTATTATTCACGGATTTTTTTAAAGCTGTGTGAACATTTTATTTGACAAACGTGAGCATTTTATTTACACAAGTATACATTTTGCAAGGAGTGAGGAACATGTTTAGAAGATTTTAATTTGCATCAAGTACGTTTATTTGTTGCTTTTGCTGCAGATTCTATTATTTTTTTTGTTTCAACAgtttattttaaaaaatgttattttcatagaaggATGGAACATAATTTAAAAAATTATTTACCCCAAAGTTTTTTTACATGTTGAACAATTTTATTGGTACTAATGTGAACATTTTGTTCGATACAAAGGGGCTTTCGTTTGACTCACACAAGCCTTTTCACATGTTTTACAAACTAGTTTGTCCTCATTGTCTATCACGTGGGTCTCCTGTTAAAGACGGGCCCACATGTGCGATGCTTTGGGTCACATGGACACATGTGTCTGCTTCGAGTGATTCTGAATCCTATTCTTTGCCTTTAGCGTAGGATAGGTGTGAAGAGTGATCTTGCTTATGGGCACGTACATGGGCATTTATGTACGTGACCATTTGACATTTTTGTTCTGTAATAATACATAAACATGTCTTTTGAGAGATGTGAATGTTTTAAAAGTGCGTGGACATTTGCCATTGGAGCTATGAACATCTATGTTAAAATACATGAAAACTTTCTTTTCACAATAGGCACATCTTTTTATGTCAATATCAAATTATTTATGATGGCAGTTTTTAAATCTATAAACATAAAAATACATATTTTCATTTAAAAAAATTATGTGTTAATGGGCTTCTGCAGTAGCCGGTCCAGGTAGAAGCTTTGGGACGACTACTTCAAGAGCCCATTAACCTTATTCCTGTGTCCTGGCCTTTGCACCGACGGAAATATGGGCCTTCTCGGTGAGCATTTCCTATTTGGCGCCACAGCCGCCAGTTAACTGGCGCCTGTGGCGTCCggaaatgggccggcccatctagGCGCCGGTTGATTTTTGTTTTTGAAAATTCTGTGAACTTTTCTAAATATCTATGAACTTTTTAAAATAAAGTCAACAGTTTTTTTCAGATTGGTGATCTTTTTCGAatatcgatgaacttttttgaaatttgatgaacatctttttgaaaatggatgaATTGTTTTTATTTATGATTTTTTAAGTTCAATGAACTTTTTCTAAAAATACATGAACTTATTTTGAATTtctatgaactttttttcaatttgaatgaactttttttaaattgatgaactcttttcaaaattgatgaaacTTTTTTAAAGATATGAATATTTTCTTTAAATCTGTAAACCTTTTTTGATTTCATATTTTTATTTTCGTaacagaaaaacaaaaaaactggggCAGCAAgctagtgggccggcccatgctAGCAGCGACCCTACTCCTCCGTCCCCGGCCTTCTGGCGTCAGTAGTGGGTTGTCCTACCGCTCAAACAAATAAATAATAAACTGGGTCGTCATTGGCAAGATGAAAACCGTGTCCTCCCAGCGAAGACGAACTAACCTGTACAGCGCCTTCTCTAACCTTAGCCCAGCAGATAGCAGATTAGAAGAAGATAGGAGAGaagagcagagcagagcagaaCAGAGACCAGCCGACTCCTCCTCCCTCCCAGCGCACAGCCATGGCCACCACAACCTTATCCCTCCACGGGCTCCCGTCCCCGACCGCCAAGAAGCTCACCTCCTCCTTCCtcggcgccccctcctccttcctccgcCCGGCGGCGCTCGCGGCCGCGGCCACGCCCGCGCGGAGGGTGTTCGCCGTCAGGGCCATGGCGCCCCCCAAGCCCGGGGCCAAGCCCAAGAAAGGTCCGTGCCTGCGCTCGCCTCCACCTTCATCCCACCCGGCATGGTCTTGTGCGGCCCCCGTCTAGTGCTCCGGCTAAACTGCGTCCGATATGTGTGTGGTTAATGTTCTGCAGTGGTGGGCATCATAAAGCTGGCGCTGGAGGCGGGCAAAGCGACGCCGGCGCCGCCCGTCGGCCCCGCGCTCGGCGCGAAGGGTGTCAACATCATGGCCTTCTGCAAGGACTACAATGCCAAGACGGCCGACAAGCCCGGCTACATCATCCCCGTCGAGATCACCGTGTTCGATGTGAGCCTGCACTGCTGGTTAATCCCCCGAGTCTGAATGTTAAATGTGTGTGCAGAATGCATTGGTAATGTGGGTTGATTCTCATGATGCGTGTGCCATTGCCTTTGTGTTTTGCAGGATAAGAGCTTCACCTTTATCTTGAAGACACCCCCTGCATCAGTGCTGCTCCTCAAGGCTGCAGGTATGCACCCGGATGATTAGCATCAAATTGTACATAATTTGAGGTTCATGCACCATATTGAAGATATATGGCGATATGGGGTTAATTGGGCAAAAGGTAAATGCAGTAGCTAGATTGATTTGTTAGTGTCTGTGGGAGCCTAGCTTGTTCaaattctactccctccgttcccaaatataagtctttctagagattccaacaagtgactacatacggagcaaaaagagtgaatctacactctaataTATGTCTAcgtacatccgtatgttgtagtccatttgaaatgtctaaaaagacttatatttaggaacggagggagtataagaatACTATGGTTGAGTTTAAAAAGTATGTGCAGACTGTAGAGGGACTGATTAATGATTCATTATGATATTATTAATAATTTTAATTGCAAATGCATATACCAAAATGTTGACCTACTGACAGGGAAAGTGGTCTGTGAGTTGCTATCTGCATACCAATTTTCCACACATGGGACAGACTGATCCTTTATCTGTATCTGATGAATTGCATATGGACCTCTACAAAACTAATACCTTGAGTTAACACTTACTACCTCTGTACCAAAATCTAAGACATTTTTGTGGACTAAAGTAGCCTacaaacgtcttatattttgatatGGAGGGAGTCTTTGAATTGTTTGGGTACAATGCAATATGCATGACTCATTAATTTTTCTGTTCAGCTAACATTGGAGTTCGTACTGGGCTCCAAGTTCAGAGAGTATATAAGCTTCACTAAATTTGGTGTCCATTTCCTTTTCTCTAACTGTCATTCTAGGCTTTCGTTATTCCATAAGGCACTGTATCACTGAGAAGCAGGCCAaaaaagctactccctccgtaaagaaatataagagcgtttagatcactactttagtgaaaATAAACAAGTCGTATTGTCtgttatatttctttacagaggtaGAAAAAAATAAGTAGGCAAAAAAAAAGCTTGAACCGCATCTACTCGTTATATATGTACAGTTTCTTTTTTGCTGTACTTGGCACAACTTCATAGAGTCTGTTGGATTGATAAGTCATTAGTTTctctgaaataaacaaggcataagtTAACCACTAAAATTTCTACACGTTTGGTTGATTCCTCAACTTTCTGTTTACTGTAGTTTATATTAGGCTTTATAACTGCTCAGTGAACTAAATGGTTCCTTACCTCCATTTTATTAATTCTGATTCCCAGGCGTTGAAAAAGGCTCAAAGGAGCCACAGCGTGAGAAGGTTGGAAAGGTGACAGTGGACCAAGTACGAACGATCGCCCAGGAGAAGCTGCCTGACTTGAACTGCAAAACCATCGAGTCCGCCATGAGAATCATAGCGGGCACTGCCGCTAACATGGGCATCGATGTTGACCCGCCGATCCTCGTGAAGAAGGAGAAGGTGGTCTTCTAGTCTATTTGCTGGCACGCTGGAATCGCCTTAGCAATGTCCATCTGTACATTTTTGCTTCATTTTTGTACGCAAATATGCTGTAGTGACAGGGATTTCCACCTGGTCAGTGTGAGAGATAAAACAGATGTGATCTTCTGGGCAAAGCTGTAAAATCATTTGTTTCGGTACCGTAGAGCCCTCTCGCGCTGCAGGTAGGTCTGCAGTCTGCAGCTATATGTTTGGTCCTAGAATTTTCTTCATTTTGAAATTCATATCACCATTGCTCTATAACAATCTGAAAAGTGGATGTCTGCATGTTTTGTCTTCCAGTGGTGGATAGCTCGGTTTCAAATAGAAGTAGGTTTCTACCGTTCAAATTCTCCGGAAACGTGTGCTTCAACTCTGAACATTATAGGAGTACCCCTGTATATTCAGCAAAAGCAACTCTAACTCTGAACTGTGAAGCATTTCTTGTGTCTCAGAaaagtctgaagcatttgaatACTACCTATTATTATTGCTGGGTTGTGATCGGCCTTTCCTGCATTGAGGCCCAAAGCCCAATCGCACGTACAGAACGAGCACAGTGCTACCTACGCGTAAATATAGCTCGCGAAACACTAATTAAAGGTTACTCCTACAAAAGCCACTGCCACCTTCTCATGCATTGTATGTGAGTCACTTGTCACAACCTTGAAGTTTTCCCTTCTTTGGTAGATTTGTTTATTCAAACATTTTATCTTTTGAACCATGTGTCCAAATCCCAAACTGTTTTCACCGTTGAATTTGTTACATCGAGAACTTCAAAACTAGATCACATGTTAATAGGTTTTGACCGAAAAAAAATTGAAGACGGATGAATGTTAATAGGTCTCGGTGAACTTTTTTTTCCTCGAAAGCAAATCTGTGTTACCACGAGAAGCAAATCCACGCTTCTCGTGGAAACACGGTTTTTTCATTTCCGACGACCACACTCGCGGAAACAAATTTGTGCTTTCCCTCAAAGCactgtttttccctttccgagaagCACAAAAGCAAATATATACCTCCACCAGAAGCAAGTATGTGCTTCTCGTGGAAGCATAATTTTTTTTAAGAAGCATAGTAGTGCTTCTCATGAAAGCAAATATGTGTCTCCACAGGAAGCAAACTTGCGCTTCTCGTGGAAGCACAAATTTTTGTGGAAGCAAATTTGTGCCTCCATGACAAGCAAATCTGATTCTCATTGAAACACATTTTTTTTTCTCTTCCAGCTATGCTTCTCGCAGAAGCAAATCTGTACCTCCACGAGAAGCAAAATGTGTTTCTCGCCGAGCATAgatttttttttctctttttgagAAGCACAACTCGCTGAAACATAATTTTTTTCCCACGCAAAAAACCAATGATTTTTTCCTCCAAAACCTAGGGAAAACCGGATGAAAACCAAAAGCCAAAAAACCCTAGGAAAAACGCATCAAAAACCCAAAAAAGCGacaatttttaaaaaaaaaatccaaaGGGATCCCCTAGCATGCAACATGTGGCGGCGACTAGACACACCATTTGGCGCGCTCTCACGGCACCAAATGTGACCCCTGGAGGTCCCTCGCAAGGGGTAGTTAGTTGCTCTCTATATCTTACCtttttttgagagagagaaattcTGTATATCTTACCTACTACAAGATGGTATTCTGATGGGCCGGCCATCATGCAGTGGGTGACTGCCAGATGGGCCAGTCGAATAAGAGTTTCTGGTGAGCTGGTTTTAGGAAGCTTCTATGGCCGGTCCGGACTGGTTTTAGAAACTTAAACTTgactttcttttatttttctctgTGTGTTTTCTATGTCGGTTTTCAATTGTTTTagtttttatttttggttttctGTGTCCTTTTACCGGCTTATTTTGGAGGTTTGTGTTTTCAAATACACGctgaacattttcttaaatgaTAGGGAATATTGTTTTAAACTTTTTGAAGATTATTTAAGATTATGTAAACATTTTAGGAAAAAACAcgaaaatatttttgaaacatgTGAACTTTTTTTATAGTATCACGTAAATTTTTGAGGGGCATTGATCGCTTTTTTAGTTATGCAGACTTTTTAGTTTTATAAATATATTTTTAAATGGGATGTACATATTTTTGAAACACGTCAACATGTTTTAATGCAGTCACCATTTCTCAAAAGTTGCACGAACAAAACTTTTACACTGCCTTAACATTTTTCTACTGCACGGTGAACATTTTGAAGTTTTTTATATAAATTAAGTTTTGAAATGGTTGCATTTGcaatatttttcaaaatataaATAAAAGTAAAAAAAGTCCGAAAACCAACCGATGAAAGAAATGAACGAAGAGCTCCTGACTAGGCCAGCCCACTACGGTGGTCCTTGTTCGGTCGCCGCTCCTTGTTACCTGATAACtccttttttttttctctttttctttttgagaAGAGCTATCTGGGACCTCCTAGTCCATGGGCTACGCACGGGATAGCACGGGAAATGCTCGCTTCGGCTCCCCCGCATGAGAAACAGTAAATGGGACGGCCGAATGCACGTCTGCTTCGCAAATATTTTTGCACAATGGGGTTTTCAGTCAGTTTTGTTTATACTTCAGTCAGTTTTCTATTAAATACTTCATAAAAAGTTAAAAACGGAGTTCTCAATAAATGCTTCTAAATTTCAAATAAATGATCCAAATGTAAAAAAGCGTTCGTGAGTTTTAAAAAATCACATATTTTTTCACATgtttaaaaattcaaaaaatatcaCCTTTTCCCTTGAATCAAAAAAAGGATATGTGGAAGAGAGTTGCGCCTCGAGAATTTCGTTATCAAGATAAAGGGAAGTTCTTCATTTGAAGAGTTAGTTGGCCGGCCTACCGGCCCACAGatgtagagatagagatagaggtTGCCTCTCTTCTGGAACTGCGAAACCAAAGGGACGCTTGGAAAAAAGGGAACGCACGGCTCTTATCTGGTTCGAATCCACTTCGTCCCAAAAGTTTAAAAATGATCTTAATTTGGAAAATGTTCGgaagttcaaaaaatattagCAAATTTTAAGATATTCTAAATTGAAAAAATAtacacaaattcaaaaaatatccacaaatttggaaaaaataatgAAATCGAATGGAACAGCAGAAGAAGACCAACAGAAAAAGAAATACAGAAAAAAAAACTGATGGGGGAAGTCTTAGAACTGCTGAGTGAGCCGGCCCATTATCACGCATGGGGTGTGGGTTTCTATGCTAAATTTTGtaaatacacattgaacattttgtGATATATGCTAAGTTTTGtaaatacacattgaacattttgtGATATAAACTAAAAAAATTAATTGCACAATGAACGTTTTTAGAAAAGTGTTGCACATTTATTAATATAGGTTGAACATTTCCTTCGATATATAGTGAACATTTTGCATAGAAAGAAGCAATGAACTTTGTGTAATCACacgaagaaagaaagaaaaagaaaaaaaaaggaagaaattGGGCGTCGGGAGGCAAGCTTCAGCGAAGAATTAGCCCTTTTGACGCCTGGCGTCA
This genomic window from Aegilops tauschii subsp. strangulata cultivar AL8/78 chromosome 4, Aet v6.0, whole genome shotgun sequence contains:
- the LOC109736583 gene encoding large ribosomal subunit protein uL11c; translation: MATTTLSLHGLPSPTAKKLTSSFLGAPSSFLRPAALAAAATPARRVFAVRAMAPPKPGAKPKKVVGIIKLALEAGKATPAPPVGPALGAKGVNIMAFCKDYNAKTADKPGYIIPVEITVFDDKSFTFILKTPPASVLLLKAAGVEKGSKEPQREKVGKVTVDQVRTIAQEKLPDLNCKTIESAMRIIAGTAANMGIDVDPPILVKKEKVVF